The following proteins come from a genomic window of Solwaraspora sp. WMMA2065:
- a CDS encoding aspartate kinase, which translates to MALVVQKYGGSSVADAERIKRVAERIVAARKSGDDVVVVVSAMGDTTDELLDLAGQISPLPPGRELDMLLTSGERISMALLAMAIHNLGYEARSYTGSQAGVLTTSVHGRARIIDVTPGRLQGALDEGAVAIVAGFQGVSQDTKDITTLGRGGSDTTAVALAAALQADVCEIYTDVDGVFTADPRIVPNARHIKQITYEEMLELAACGAKVLHLRSVEYARRAGLPIHVRSSYSTNTGTMVTGSMEDLSVEQALITGVAHDRSEAKITIVGVPDEPGAAARIFETVANAETNIDMIVQNVSTEGTGRTDVSFTLPKADGPTAMAALGKEQERIAFKGLLYDDHVGKVSLIGAGMRSHPGVAANFFAALAEAGVNIEMISTSEIRVSVVCRDTDLDAAVRAVHAAFDLGGTEEAVVYAGTGR; encoded by the coding sequence GTGGCACTGGTGGTGCAGAAGTACGGCGGGTCCTCGGTCGCCGACGCCGAGCGCATCAAACGGGTCGCCGAGCGGATCGTCGCGGCCCGCAAGTCCGGCGACGACGTCGTGGTGGTCGTGTCCGCGATGGGCGACACCACCGACGAACTGCTCGACCTCGCCGGGCAGATCAGCCCGCTGCCGCCCGGCCGGGAGCTGGACATGCTGCTCACCTCCGGCGAGCGGATCTCGATGGCGTTGCTCGCCATGGCCATCCACAACCTGGGCTACGAGGCGCGGTCCTACACCGGCTCGCAGGCCGGTGTGCTGACCACCTCGGTGCACGGCCGGGCCCGGATCATCGACGTCACCCCGGGGCGGCTGCAGGGCGCCCTGGACGAGGGCGCGGTGGCGATCGTGGCTGGTTTCCAGGGCGTGTCCCAGGACACCAAGGACATCACCACGCTGGGCCGCGGCGGTTCGGACACCACGGCGGTGGCGCTCGCCGCCGCGCTGCAGGCCGACGTCTGTGAGATCTACACCGACGTCGACGGGGTGTTCACCGCCGACCCCCGGATCGTGCCGAACGCCCGGCACATCAAGCAGATCACCTACGAGGAGATGCTGGAGCTGGCCGCCTGCGGAGCGAAGGTGCTGCACCTGCGCAGCGTCGAGTACGCCCGCCGGGCCGGTCTGCCGATCCACGTCCGCTCGTCGTACTCGACCAACACCGGCACCATGGTGACCGGATCGATGGAGGATCTTTCCGTGGAGCAAGCACTCATCACCGGAGTCGCCCACGACCGGAGCGAGGCGAAGATCACCATCGTCGGCGTTCCCGACGAGCCGGGTGCCGCCGCCCGCATCTTCGAGACGGTGGCCAACGCGGAGACCAACATCGACATGATCGTGCAGAACGTGTCGACCGAGGGCACCGGCCGCACCGACGTCTCCTTCACCCTGCCGAAGGCCGACGGCCCGACCGCGATGGCGGCGCTGGGCAAGGAACAGGAGCGGATCGCCTTCAAGGGCCTGCTCTACGACGACCACGTTGGCAAGGTGTCGCTGATCGGCGCCGGGATGCGTTCCCACCCGGGCGTGGCCGCCAACTTCTTCGCCGCACTCGCCGAGGCCGGCGTCAACATCGAGATGATCTCCACCTCGGAGATCCGGGTCTCGGTCGTCTGCCGGGACACCGACCTGGATGCGGCGGTACGCGCGGTGCACGCCGCCTTTGACCTCGGCGGTACGGAGGAGGCGGTGGTCTACGCAGGCACCGGCCGGTGA
- a CDS encoding ABC transporter permease: MFRFIVRRLLQLVPTLFGLSLLLFIWLHRLPGGPESAILGERGTPEMRAAIRRNLGLDEPILIQYGRFMKRLLQFDLGTSISTKREVTTEFLQRFPGTVELTAAAMLIAIGVGIPLGYLAARRRGTLLDHGSVVGSLIGICVPVFFLAYVLKAIFAVNLGWFPSSGRQDPRIDATRVTNFFVLDGLLTREWDASLNALWHLVLPGLALASIPLAIIVRITRASVLEVLGEDFVRTAQAKGLTGRVIRRRHVLRNAMLPVATSIGLLTGGLLSGAVLTETVFAFGGIGAFVADAISQRDYPVLQGFILIIALVYVLVNLLVDISYTFIDPRVRVR; encoded by the coding sequence GTGTTCCGCTTCATCGTCCGACGACTGCTCCAACTCGTACCCACGCTGTTCGGTCTCTCCCTGCTGCTGTTCATCTGGCTGCACCGACTGCCCGGCGGCCCGGAGTCCGCGATCCTCGGTGAACGCGGCACCCCGGAGATGCGCGCGGCGATCCGCCGCAACCTCGGGCTCGACGAGCCGATCCTGATCCAGTACGGCCGGTTCATGAAGCGGCTGCTGCAGTTCGACCTCGGCACCTCGATCTCCACCAAACGTGAGGTCACCACCGAGTTCCTGCAACGCTTCCCGGGCACCGTGGAGCTGACCGCCGCCGCCATGCTGATCGCGATCGGCGTCGGCATTCCGCTCGGCTACCTGGCCGCCCGCCGCCGCGGCACCCTGCTCGACCACGGATCGGTGGTCGGCTCGCTGATCGGCATCTGCGTCCCGGTCTTCTTCCTCGCGTACGTGCTGAAGGCGATCTTCGCGGTGAACCTCGGCTGGTTCCCGTCCAGTGGCCGGCAGGACCCCCGCATCGACGCCACCCGGGTGACAAACTTCTTCGTCCTGGACGGACTGCTGACCCGGGAGTGGGACGCCTCGCTCAACGCGCTGTGGCACCTGGTGCTGCCAGGGTTGGCGCTGGCCAGCATTCCGCTGGCGATCATCGTCCGGATCACCCGGGCCAGCGTGCTGGAGGTGCTCGGCGAGGACTTCGTCCGTACCGCCCAGGCCAAGGGCCTGACCGGCCGGGTGATCCGCCGCCGGCACGTGCTGCGCAACGCGATGCTGCCGGTGGCCACCAGCATCGGCCTGCTCACCGGTGGGCTGCTCTCCGGTGCGGTGCTCACCGAGACCGTGTTCGCCTTCGGCGGCATCGGCGCCTTCGTCGCCGACGCCATCAGTCAGCGGGACTACCCCGTACTGCAGGGTTTCATCCTGATCATCGCGTTGGTCTACGTACTGGTGAACCTGCTGGTGGACATCTCCTACACCTTCATCGACCCGAGGGTGCGGGTCCGGTGA
- a CDS encoding aspartate-semialdehyde dehydrogenase — protein sequence MPDARARQLPTLAVLGATGAVGAVMCELLTSRANVWGEIRLLASPRSAGRLVRCRGEDLPVHQVSPEAFDGVDVVMVDVPDDVSRQWTPVATGRGATVVDNSGAFRMDPGVPLVVPEINAEQVRRRPRRIVSNANCTVLAMIVAIAPLHREYGLRELVLASYQSVSGAGRFGVDLLHSQLTRAASDRTLGSRPGDVRQAVGDDLGPFPAPLALNVVPFTGELADAGWSTEELKLRDESRKILGLPDLKVSSTCVRVPVVTGHSVAVHAVFGSEVTADGAREVLRNAPGVIVVDDPANAEFPMPIDAVGTEPSWVGRIRRSMDDPRAIDFFVTGDNLRKGSALNTIQIAELIARDLSASR from the coding sequence GTGCCTGACGCCAGGGCACGCCAGCTGCCCACCCTCGCGGTGCTCGGTGCGACCGGAGCCGTCGGTGCCGTCATGTGCGAACTGCTCACCTCACGGGCCAATGTCTGGGGTGAGATCCGGCTGCTGGCCTCACCCCGCTCCGCCGGGCGGCTGGTGCGTTGCCGGGGCGAGGACCTGCCGGTGCACCAGGTCAGCCCGGAAGCCTTCGACGGGGTCGATGTCGTCATGGTGGACGTGCCGGACGACGTGTCCCGGCAGTGGACACCGGTCGCCACCGGGCGCGGCGCGACCGTGGTCGACAACTCGGGTGCGTTCCGGATGGATCCCGGCGTACCGCTGGTCGTGCCGGAGATCAACGCCGAGCAGGTACGTCGCCGGCCGCGCCGGATCGTCTCCAACGCCAACTGCACCGTCCTGGCCATGATCGTCGCGATCGCCCCGCTGCACCGCGAGTACGGCCTGCGCGAGCTGGTGCTGGCCAGCTACCAGTCGGTCTCCGGCGCCGGGCGGTTCGGTGTGGACCTGCTGCACAGCCAGCTGACCAGGGCGGCCAGCGACCGTACGCTCGGCTCCCGGCCCGGCGACGTACGTCAGGCGGTGGGGGACGACCTCGGCCCGTTCCCGGCCCCGCTGGCGCTCAACGTGGTGCCGTTCACCGGCGAGCTCGCCGACGCCGGCTGGTCCACCGAGGAGCTGAAACTCCGCGACGAGTCCCGCAAGATCCTCGGCCTGCCGGATCTGAAGGTCTCGTCCACCTGTGTGCGGGTGCCGGTGGTGACCGGACATTCGGTCGCCGTACACGCGGTCTTCGGCAGTGAGGTCACCGCGGACGGTGCCCGCGAGGTGCTGCGCAACGCGCCCGGGGTGATCGTGGTCGACGACCCGGCGAACGCCGAGTTCCCGATGCCGATCGACGCGGTCGGCACCGAGCCGTCCTGGGTCGGCCGGATCCGTCGGTCGATGGACGACCCTCGGGCCATCGACTTCTTCGTCACCGGCGACAACCTGCGCAAGGGTTCGGCGCTGAACACCATCCAGATCGCCGAACTGATCGCCCGGGATCTGTCCGCCAGTCGGTGA
- a CDS encoding ABC transporter ATP-binding protein: MNEPLVEVRDLKVHFPITRGVLLDRVVGHVRAVDGVDLRIARGETYGLVGESGCGKSTLGRAILQLTPPTGGEVVFDGVTLNRLPAAKLRTMRRRFQMIFQDPMSSLDPRQNVESILVEGLQAHDIGADRTERRRIVGEALDAVGLPRWALSRYPHEFSGGQRQRIGIARALVLGPELIVADEPVSALDVSIQAQVINLLDELQIERGLTYLVIAHDLAVVRHISDTIGVMYLGALVEEAPGDQLYREPLHPYTRALLSAVPVPDPEVEDRRERILLAGDLPSPANPPAGCRFHTRCPWAQPTRCADERPVLREIGPSRVACHWAEQIAAGSLRPHRTSPEAVAPAGAVSAPATVSAPHEPLP, encoded by the coding sequence GTGAATGAGCCACTGGTCGAGGTCCGCGACCTCAAGGTGCACTTTCCGATCACCCGGGGCGTCCTGCTGGATCGGGTCGTCGGGCACGTCCGGGCGGTCGACGGGGTGGACCTGCGGATCGCCCGGGGCGAGACGTACGGCCTGGTGGGCGAGTCGGGCTGCGGCAAGTCGACGCTCGGCCGGGCCATCCTGCAGCTGACCCCGCCGACCGGCGGCGAAGTGGTCTTCGACGGGGTGACGTTGAACCGGCTGCCGGCGGCCAAACTCCGCACCATGCGCCGCCGCTTCCAGATGATCTTCCAGGACCCGATGTCCAGCCTGGACCCGCGGCAGAACGTCGAGTCGATCCTGGTCGAAGGACTGCAGGCGCACGACATCGGTGCCGACCGCACCGAGCGCCGGCGGATCGTCGGCGAAGCGCTCGACGCGGTCGGCCTGCCCCGCTGGGCGCTGTCCCGCTACCCGCACGAGTTCTCCGGCGGCCAACGGCAACGGATCGGCATCGCCCGGGCGCTGGTCCTCGGCCCGGAGCTGATCGTCGCCGACGAACCGGTCTCCGCCCTGGACGTGTCGATCCAGGCCCAGGTGATCAACCTGCTGGACGAGCTGCAGATCGAACGCGGCCTCACCTACCTGGTGATCGCCCACGACCTGGCGGTGGTCCGCCACATCTCGGACACCATCGGGGTCATGTACCTCGGCGCGCTGGTCGAGGAGGCACCCGGGGACCAGCTCTACCGCGAGCCGCTGCACCCGTACACCCGGGCGTTGCTGTCCGCCGTGCCGGTGCCGGACCCGGAGGTGGAGGACCGCCGGGAGCGGATCCTGCTGGCCGGGGACCTGCCGTCGCCGGCGAACCCGCCGGCCGGCTGCCGGTTCCACACCCGGTGCCCGTGGGCGCAGCCGACCCGCTGCGCCGACGAGCGGCCGGTGCTGCGCGAGATTGGCCCGTCCCGGGTGGCCTGCCACTGGGCCGAGCAGATCGCCGCCGGGTCGCTGCGCCCACACCGGACGAGTCCGGAAGCAGTCGCCCCCGCCGGTGCCGTCTCCGCGCCGGCCACCGTCTCCGCCCCGCACGAACCGCTGCCGTAG
- a CDS encoding ABC transporter ATP-binding protein, with amino-acid sequence MALLDVDELAVTFARRGQRTVHAVDGVSFSVDAGEVTGLVGESGCGKSVTSLAIMGLLPAGKGVRVQGKAAFDGTDLLQLDPRAMRDVRGRDVAMIFQDPLSSLNPVVPIGVQVTEVLVRHRGMRGEAARLEAEHLLDRVGIPDPTRRLKEYPHQLSGGMRQRALIAMAVACQPRLLIADEPTTALDVTIQAQILELLKDLVRESGTALVMITHDLGVVAGMCDTINVLYGGRVVETARRRPLFAAPRHPYTVGLLGSIPRLDAGHGRRLRPIPGSVRDLLPWPDGCAFAPRCARQVDACLGTAPQLRREPDGHAFRCVNPPETDDTGEAAGE; translated from the coding sequence ATGGCGCTGCTCGACGTGGATGAACTGGCGGTCACCTTCGCCCGGCGGGGGCAGCGGACCGTGCACGCCGTCGACGGGGTGTCCTTCTCGGTCGACGCCGGTGAGGTGACCGGGCTGGTCGGCGAGTCCGGCTGCGGCAAGAGCGTCACCTCGCTGGCGATCATGGGGTTGCTGCCGGCCGGCAAGGGCGTGCGGGTCCAGGGCAAGGCCGCGTTCGACGGCACCGACCTGCTGCAGCTCGATCCCCGGGCGATGCGGGACGTACGGGGCCGCGACGTGGCGATGATCTTCCAGGATCCGCTCTCCTCACTGAACCCGGTGGTGCCGATCGGGGTGCAGGTCACCGAGGTGCTGGTCCGGCACCGGGGAATGCGCGGCGAGGCCGCCCGGCTCGAAGCCGAGCACCTGCTGGACCGGGTCGGCATCCCGGACCCCACCCGCCGGTTGAAGGAGTACCCGCACCAGCTCTCCGGCGGGATGCGGCAGCGGGCGCTGATCGCGATGGCGGTCGCCTGCCAACCCCGGTTGCTGATCGCCGACGAGCCGACGACCGCGCTGGACGTGACGATCCAGGCGCAGATCCTGGAACTGCTCAAGGACCTGGTCCGCGAGTCCGGCACCGCACTGGTGATGATCACCCACGATCTGGGGGTGGTGGCCGGCATGTGCGACACGATCAACGTGCTGTACGGCGGCCGGGTGGTCGAGACGGCCCGCCGCCGGCCCCTGTTCGCGGCACCGCGCCACCCGTACACGGTGGGTCTGCTCGGCTCGATTCCCCGGCTCGACGCGGGCCACGGCCGGCGGCTGCGGCCCATCCCCGGCTCGGTCCGGGACCTGCTGCCCTGGCCGGACGGCTGCGCCTTTGCGCCGCGCTGCGCCCGCCAGGTGGACGCCTGCCTCGGCACCGCGCCGCAGCTGCGCCGGGAGCCGGACGGGCACGCGTTCCGCTGTGTCAATCCGCCCGAGACCGACGACACGGGGGAGGCCGCCGGTGAATGA
- the leuA gene encoding 2-isopropylmalate synthase: MAYRRYQPYHQQFAIDVPDRQWPTRRIVQPPRWCAVDLRDGNQALIDPMSPDRKRRMFQLLVQMGYKEIEVGFPAASQTDFEFVRQLIEQDLIPDDVTIQVLTQCREHLIDRTFESLRGAKRAIVHFYNSTSVLQRRVVFGLDKAGITDIATTGARLCQKYAEIHTPDTDIFYEYSPESYTGTELDYALEVCSAVIDVIAPTPDRPLIINLPATVEMATPNVYADSIEWMHRRLPRRESVVLSLHPHNDRGTAVAAAELGLLAGADRIEGCLFGNGERTGNVDLVTLGLNLFSQGVDPQIDFSQIDEIKRAVEYCNQLPVHERHPYAGDLVYTAFSGSHQDAIKKGFDALAVDADAAGVQVDDHSWGVPYLPIDPRDVGRTYEAVIRVNSQSGKGGVAYVMRQEHNLDLPRRLQIEFSGVVQAVTDDSGGEIEPQRMWEIFADEYLGGQRTEPAVTLESYATSTVDGKVEAASVVVVDGVRHTLDSAGNGPIDAYVNALQAVNVGVRVLDYHEHALSAGGDAQAAAYVECEVGDRTVWGVGLDSNIVIASVRAVTSAVNRSRRAG; this comes from the coding sequence ATGGCGTACCGGCGCTATCAGCCCTACCACCAGCAGTTCGCCATCGACGTACCCGACCGGCAGTGGCCCACCCGCCGCATCGTGCAGCCGCCCCGGTGGTGCGCCGTCGACCTGCGCGACGGCAACCAGGCGCTGATCGACCCGATGTCACCGGACCGCAAACGCCGGATGTTCCAGCTGCTGGTGCAGATGGGCTACAAGGAGATCGAGGTCGGCTTCCCGGCGGCCAGCCAGACCGATTTCGAGTTCGTCCGGCAGCTGATCGAGCAGGACCTGATCCCCGACGACGTCACGATCCAGGTGCTGACCCAGTGCCGGGAGCATCTGATCGACCGGACCTTCGAGTCGCTGCGCGGCGCGAAGCGGGCCATCGTGCACTTCTACAACTCGACGTCGGTGCTGCAGCGGCGGGTGGTCTTCGGCCTGGACAAGGCCGGGATCACCGACATCGCCACCACCGGGGCGCGGCTGTGCCAGAAGTACGCCGAGATCCACACCCCGGACACCGACATCTTCTACGAGTACTCCCCCGAGTCGTACACCGGCACCGAGCTGGACTACGCGCTGGAGGTGTGCAGTGCGGTCATCGACGTGATCGCGCCGACCCCGGACCGGCCGCTGATCATCAACCTGCCGGCGACCGTCGAGATGGCCACCCCCAACGTGTACGCCGACTCGATCGAGTGGATGCACCGGCGGCTGCCGCGGCGGGAGAGCGTCGTGCTGTCGCTGCACCCGCACAACGACCGGGGCACCGCGGTGGCCGCCGCCGAGCTGGGTCTGCTGGCCGGCGCGGACCGGATCGAAGGCTGCCTGTTCGGCAACGGGGAACGCACCGGCAACGTCGACCTGGTGACTCTGGGGCTGAACCTGTTCAGCCAGGGTGTCGACCCGCAGATCGACTTCAGCCAGATCGACGAGATCAAGCGGGCCGTCGAGTACTGCAACCAGCTGCCGGTGCACGAGCGGCACCCGTACGCCGGGGACCTGGTCTACACCGCGTTCTCCGGCTCCCACCAGGATGCCATCAAGAAGGGTTTCGACGCGCTGGCGGTCGACGCCGACGCGGCCGGTGTCCAGGTCGACGACCACTCGTGGGGGGTGCCGTACCTGCCGATCGACCCGCGTGACGTGGGGCGCACCTACGAGGCGGTGATCCGGGTCAACTCGCAGTCCGGCAAGGGCGGGGTGGCGTACGTGATGCGCCAGGAACACAACCTGGACCTGCCCCGGCGGCTGCAGATCGAGTTCTCCGGCGTGGTGCAGGCGGTCACCGACGACTCCGGCGGCGAGATCGAGCCGCAGCGGATGTGGGAGATCTTCGCCGACGAGTACCTCGGAGGTCAGCGGACCGAACCGGCGGTGACCCTGGAGTCGTACGCGACGAGCACCGTCGACGGCAAGGTGGAGGCGGCCTCGGTGGTCGTGGTGGACGGCGTCCGACACACCCTGGACTCGGCGGGCAACGGCCCGATCGACGCGTACGTCAACGCGCTGCAGGCGGTGAACGTCGGCGTGCGGGTGCTGGACTACCACGAGCACGCGCTCTCCGCCGGTGGCGACGCGCAGGCGGCGGCGTACGTGGAGTGCGAGGTCGGCGACCGTACGGTCTGGGGCGTCGGGCTGGACTCGAACATCGTGATCGCCTCGGTGCGGGCGGTGACCAGCGCGGTGAACCGCAGCCGGCGCGCCGGCTGA
- a CDS encoding DUF3800 domain-containing protein — protein MHLCYLDESGGCEPPNSSPSATPVMVLLGMILDAATVPALTRDFLDLKRRHFPGRFSSSRALDHILVEVKGSEILQMTRSDSRNKRRQADRFRTELLDLVEAHHCRVVGRVWIKEPTAGMDAESSYCYAVQDIARHFGQYMQQEDEVGVLIADGRSHQTNLRVAHSIFTQKWRTGGDPYANLREVPLFAASDNHAGLQIADLLASTFVFPMAAAAYCTSRPGYVHSSSRYNQVRSSFGTRLGQLQYRYRDETGKWRGGLVVSDRIAHQSGSRLFRPASPVPSTRTPVEQAAALPATP, from the coding sequence TTGCACCTCTGCTACCTCGATGAGTCGGGCGGCTGTGAGCCTCCCAACAGTAGCCCTTCCGCCACGCCTGTAATGGTGCTACTCGGCATGATCCTCGATGCGGCTACCGTCCCGGCTCTGACTCGAGACTTCCTGGATCTCAAGCGACGGCACTTCCCCGGTCGTTTCAGTTCCAGTCGCGCACTTGACCACATTCTGGTCGAGGTGAAGGGTAGTGAGATTCTGCAAATGACCCGCAGTGATTCTCGTAACAAGCGTCGGCAAGCGGATAGATTCCGGACCGAACTTCTGGATCTGGTCGAGGCGCACCATTGCCGGGTTGTTGGTCGCGTCTGGATCAAGGAGCCGACCGCCGGCATGGACGCTGAATCCAGCTACTGTTACGCGGTGCAGGATATTGCCCGTCATTTCGGTCAATACATGCAGCAAGAGGACGAAGTGGGGGTGCTGATCGCTGACGGCCGTAGTCACCAGACCAATCTGCGGGTGGCGCACTCCATCTTTACTCAGAAGTGGCGCACTGGCGGCGACCCGTACGCGAATCTCCGGGAAGTGCCCCTGTTTGCGGCCAGCGACAACCACGCGGGCCTGCAGATCGCGGATCTTCTAGCCTCAACTTTCGTCTTCCCCATGGCTGCGGCAGCCTACTGTACTTCCCGACCCGGATATGTTCATTCTTCTTCCCGGTACAACCAGGTGCGCTCCTCATTCGGGACACGTCTGGGTCAACTCCAGTACCGATACAGAGACGAGACGGGCAAGTGGCGCGGTGGCTTAGTGGTGAGTGATCGAATAGCTCACCAGTCCGGATCACGTCTGTTTCGTCCTGCCTCCCCTGTGCCGTCTACCCGCACTCCTGTGGAGCAGGCTGCGGCTCTGCCCGCCACACCTTGA
- a CDS encoding ABC transporter permease produces MSPGRKKAKLDRLAELSAAHDDERGVSLWQEAFRRLRRNPAAIVGTVILGVFLLVALVGPFLVPYDPAAQLWKDEIREAQAFYPGPRAENWFGVDHLGRDEFSRMIVGARQTLLVGVVATLIGLTVGTLIGGLAGAAAGLGGRWGRWVDTVLMRIVDMLLALPSLLLAISIAALLGASLTTVMIAVGMVSVPIFARLLRGSMLAQSNSDYVLAATSLGVRRSKVALTHILPNSLAPVIVQSTLTLATAIIEVAALSFLGLGNPDASIPEWGVMLADAQRYLDAAPRLAILPALGIIITALGFTLLGEAMREALDPKLRK; encoded by the coding sequence CTGAGCCCGGGACGGAAGAAGGCGAAGCTCGACCGGCTCGCCGAGCTGTCCGCCGCGCACGACGACGAACGCGGGGTCAGCCTCTGGCAGGAGGCGTTCCGCCGGCTGCGCCGCAACCCGGCGGCGATCGTCGGCACCGTCATCCTCGGCGTCTTCCTGCTGGTCGCCCTGGTCGGCCCGTTCCTGGTGCCGTACGACCCGGCGGCGCAGCTGTGGAAGGACGAGATCCGCGAGGCGCAGGCCTTCTACCCGGGCCCGCGTGCGGAGAACTGGTTCGGCGTGGACCATCTCGGCCGCGACGAGTTCAGCCGGATGATCGTCGGTGCCCGGCAGACCCTGCTGGTCGGCGTCGTCGCCACCCTGATCGGGCTGACCGTCGGCACGCTGATCGGTGGGCTGGCCGGTGCCGCCGCCGGCCTCGGCGGACGGTGGGGCCGCTGGGTGGACACCGTACTGATGCGGATCGTCGACATGCTGCTGGCGCTGCCCAGCCTGCTGCTGGCGATCAGCATCGCGGCGCTGCTCGGGGCCAGCCTGACCACCGTCATGATCGCGGTCGGGATGGTCTCGGTGCCGATCTTCGCCCGGCTGCTGCGCGGCTCGATGCTCGCCCAGTCGAACAGCGACTACGTCCTCGCCGCCACCTCCCTGGGGGTACGGCGAAGCAAGGTGGCGCTGACGCACATCCTGCCGAACTCGCTCGCCCCGGTGATCGTGCAGTCCACGCTCACCCTGGCCACCGCGATCATCGAGGTGGCCGCGCTGTCGTTCCTGGGGCTGGGCAACCCGGACGCGTCGATCCCGGAATGGGGGGTGATGCTGGCCGACGCGCAGCGCTACCTGGACGCCGCGCCCCGGCTGGCGATCCTGCCCGCGCTGGGCATCATCATCACCGCGTTGGGCTTCACCCTGCTGGGCGAGGCGATGCGCGAAGCCCTCGACCCGAAACTGCGGAAGTGA
- a CDS encoding HNH endonuclease family protein — MRFDPRRAAVAVAAALALVATAGCESVDITLGSPTAAPPDGSADGSGDGSADQASALLDQLTVASAGSMRGYSRDHFPHWSSAGSNCDVRDTVLERDGTAIELDGCNVVGGQWLSAFDGESFTDPGDLDIDHIVPLANAWRSGADEWDDDQRREFANDLDRPQLIAVSASTNRAKGDQDPSQWKPPNRDYWCQYAQDWITVKHYWELSVTEPEKAALADMLATCP, encoded by the coding sequence ATCCGATTCGACCCGCGCCGGGCGGCGGTCGCGGTAGCCGCCGCCCTGGCGCTCGTCGCGACCGCCGGCTGCGAGTCCGTCGACATCACCCTCGGCTCCCCCACCGCCGCGCCGCCCGACGGGTCGGCGGACGGCTCCGGCGACGGCTCCGCTGATCAGGCGTCCGCGCTGCTCGACCAGCTGACCGTGGCGTCCGCCGGCTCAATGCGGGGCTACAGCCGGGACCACTTTCCGCACTGGAGCTCCGCCGGCAGCAACTGCGATGTCCGGGACACCGTGCTGGAACGCGACGGCACGGCGATCGAACTGGACGGCTGCAACGTGGTCGGCGGGCAGTGGCTCAGCGCGTTCGACGGCGAGTCCTTCACCGACCCCGGCGACCTCGACATCGACCACATCGTCCCGCTGGCCAACGCCTGGCGCTCCGGTGCCGACGAGTGGGACGACGACCAGCGCCGCGAGTTCGCCAACGACCTGGACCGCCCGCAGCTGATCGCGGTTTCCGCGTCGACCAACCGGGCAAAGGGTGACCAGGACCCGTCGCAGTGGAAGCCGCCGAACCGGGACTACTGGTGCCAGTACGCCCAGGACTGGATCACCGTCAAGCACTACTGGGAGCTGTCGGTCACGGAGCCGGAGAAGGCGGCGCTGGCCGACATGCTGGCGACCTGTCCGTGA